The following are from one region of the Prevotella communis genome:
- the ppdK gene encoding pyruvate, phosphate dikinase: MSQKRVYLFGNGKAEGNAKMREELGGKGANLAEMNHIGVPVPPGFTITTDCCNEYYQVGQQKIMELLNDDVMAAVKHIENLMNCKFGDAKNPLLVSVRSGARASMPGMMDTILNLGLNDEVAEGMAAKTNNPHFVYDSYRRFVQMYGDVVLEMKPVNKTDIDPFEEIIEKVKKESGVVLDKDLSVEDLKKLVKLFKAAIKERTGKDFPNDPIEQLWGAICAVFRSWMNERAILYRKMEGIPDEWGTAVSVMAMVFGNMGDTSATGVCFSRDAANGENLFNGEYLVNAQGEDVVAGIRTPQQITKIGSQRWAERAGISEEERVAKYPSMEEAMPEIYAELNGIQDKLEHHYHDMQDMEFTVQEGKLWFLQTRNGKRTGAAMVKIAIDLLHEGMIDEKTAILRCEPQKLDELLHPVFDKKALASAKVIAQGLPASPGAACGQIVFHADDAETWHNDGHKVILVRIETSPEDLAGMASAEGILTARGGMTSHAAVVARGMGKCCVSGVGALNVSYKDKTVEIDGVVYKEGDFISLNGTTGQVYAGEVTTKAAELSGDFKELMDLCDKYTKLQVRTNADTPRDAQLAREFGAKGIGLTRTEHMFFEDKKIVAMREMILADSVAGREKALAKLLPYQKADFKGILEAMDGLPVNIRLLDPPLHEFVPHDLAGQETMAKEMGVSVEDIKRRVDSLAENNPMLGHRGCRLGITFPEITAMQTKAILGAACELKKEGKNPMPEIMVPLIGTINELKQQKEVIQSAAKEVFAAEGVEVEFEIGTMIEIPRAALTADLIASEAQYFSFGTNDLTQMTFGYSRDDIASFLPVYLDKKILKVDPFQVLDQEGVGRLIKFAVKEGREVRPELRCGICGEHGGEPSSVKFCAKIGMNYASCSPFRVPIARLAAAQAAVED, translated from the coding sequence ATGAGTCAAAAGAGAGTTTACCTCTTCGGCAACGGTAAGGCCGAAGGTAATGCAAAGATGCGTGAGGAACTCGGCGGTAAGGGCGCTAACCTTGCTGAGATGAACCACATCGGTGTTCCTGTTCCTCCTGGTTTTACAATTACTACTGACTGCTGTAATGAATATTATCAAGTTGGACAGCAGAAGATTATGGAGTTGCTGAACGATGACGTAATGGCAGCTGTAAAACATATTGAGAACTTGATGAATTGCAAGTTCGGTGATGCTAAGAATCCTCTGTTGGTTTCTGTACGCTCTGGTGCCCGTGCTTCAATGCCTGGTATGATGGATACTATCCTGAACCTGGGTCTGAACGACGAGGTGGCTGAGGGTATGGCCGCTAAGACAAATAATCCTCACTTCGTATACGACTCTTATCGTCGTTTCGTACAGATGTACGGTGACGTGGTGCTGGAGATGAAGCCCGTTAACAAGACAGATATCGACCCATTCGAGGAAATCATTGAGAAGGTGAAGAAGGAGAGCGGTGTTGTTCTGGACAAGGATCTCTCTGTTGAGGACCTGAAGAAGTTGGTTAAGCTGTTCAAGGCTGCCATCAAGGAGCGCACTGGTAAGGACTTCCCCAACGATCCTATCGAGCAGTTGTGGGGTGCTATCTGCGCTGTGTTCCGCTCTTGGATGAACGAGCGTGCTATTCTCTATCGTAAGATGGAAGGAATCCCCGACGAGTGGGGTACAGCCGTATCAGTAATGGCTATGGTATTCGGTAATATGGGTGATACCTCTGCTACTGGTGTATGCTTCAGCCGTGACGCTGCTAACGGTGAGAACCTGTTCAACGGTGAGTATCTGGTGAACGCACAGGGTGAGGACGTTGTGGCTGGTATCCGTACTCCACAGCAGATCACAAAGATTGGTTCTCAGCGTTGGGCTGAGCGCGCTGGTATCTCTGAGGAGGAGCGCGTAGCCAAGTATCCTTCAATGGAGGAGGCAATGCCTGAGATCTATGCTGAACTGAATGGTATCCAGGATAAACTGGAGCATCACTATCACGATATGCAGGATATGGAGTTCACCGTACAGGAGGGCAAGCTCTGGTTCCTCCAGACACGTAACGGTAAGCGTACAGGTGCTGCTATGGTGAAGATTGCTATCGACTTGCTCCACGAGGGTATGATCGACGAGAAGACTGCCATCCTGCGCTGCGAGCCTCAGAAGCTCGATGAGCTGTTGCACCCCGTATTCGATAAGAAGGCTTTGGCTTCGGCTAAGGTTATCGCTCAGGGTCTGCCTGCTTCTCCTGGTGCTGCCTGCGGTCAGATTGTATTCCACGCTGACGACGCTGAGACCTGGCACAACGATGGTCATAAGGTCATCCTCGTTCGTATCGAGACATCTCCTGAGGACCTCGCTGGTATGGCTTCTGCAGAGGGTATCCTGACTGCACGTGGTGGTATGACCTCTCACGCTGCTGTGGTTGCCCGTGGTATGGGTAAGTGCTGCGTATCTGGTGTAGGTGCCCTGAATGTAAGCTATAAGGACAAGACTGTCGAGATCGACGGTGTAGTATATAAGGAGGGTGACTTCATCTCTCTGAACGGTACAACTGGTCAGGTTTATGCTGGCGAGGTTACTACCAAGGCTGCTGAGTTGTCTGGTGACTTCAAGGAGCTGATGGACCTCTGCGACAAATACACCAAGCTGCAGGTTCGTACCAATGCTGATACTCCTCGTGACGCTCAACTCGCTCGTGAGTTCGGTGCTAAGGGTATCGGTCTTACACGTACTGAGCACATGTTCTTCGAGGACAAGAAGATTGTTGCTATGCGTGAGATGATTCTGGCCGACAGCGTTGCCGGACGTGAGAAAGCTCTGGCTAAGCTGCTGCCTTACCAGAAGGCTGACTTCAAGGGTATCCTTGAGGCTATGGACGGTCTGCCCGTGAACATCCGTCTGCTTGATCCCCCTCTCCACGAGTTCGTTCCCCACGATCTGGCTGGTCAGGAGACTATGGCTAAGGAAATGGGTGTTAGCGTAGAGGATATCAAGCGTCGTGTTGACTCACTGGCTGAGAACAACCCAATGCTGGGTCACCGTGGTTGCCGTCTGGGTATCACCTTCCCTGAGATCACTGCTATGCAGACAAAGGCTATCCTGGGTGCTGCTTGTGAGCTGAAGAAGGAGGGTAAGAATCCTATGCCTGAGATCATGGTTCCTCTGATTGGTACTATCAACGAGCTCAAGCAGCAGAAGGAAGTTATCCAGAGCGCTGCTAAGGAGGTATTCGCTGCTGAGGGTGTTGAGGTTGAGTTCGAGATCGGTACAATGATCGAGATTCCTCGTGCTGCCCTGACAGCTGATCTGATTGCTTCAGAGGCTCAGTACTTCTCATTCGGTACTAACGACTTGACACAGATGACCTTCGGTTACAGCCGCGACGATATCGCTTCGTTCCTGCCTGTATACCTCGATAAGAAGATCCTGAAGGTTGACCCATTCCAGGTTCTCGACCAGGAGGGTGTTGGCCGTCTCATCAAGTTCGCTGTTAAGGAAGGTCGCGAGGTTCGTCCTGAGCTTCGTTGCGGTATCTGTGGTGAGCATGGTGGTGAGCCCAGCTCTGTGAAGTTCTGCGCTAAGATTGGCATGAACTATGCATCTTGCTCTCCATTCCGTGTGCCCATCGCACGCCTCGCCGCCGCCCAGGCCGCCGTCGAGGACTAA